The Spirosoma foliorum genome has a window encoding:
- a CDS encoding outer membrane beta-barrel family protein, giving the protein MHQIALRFFLLLFFLFPTITFSQSSKSEHSVWLRGAFVDEETKPVPFASVALYQGSVLVTGVVSDDAGKFELQAKPGNYSLKITALSYQDKTISDIHLVDKAMQLGTSVLKPSSKKLDEVVVKGEKSQMELSLDKRIFNVGKDLANAGGTASDILKNIPSVAVDGDGNVSLRGSNSVRILIDGKPSGLVSLKGGAGLQQLQGSMVERIEVITNPSARYEAEGMGGIINIVLKKERKEGFNGSFDIITGNPANFGAAANVNYRRKNLNFFINYTASYRNTPGRSSLYQELYSNDTTFAYRQNSTYKLKGQNNNARAGIDYFFNPKSILTASYTWRLSKGKRFSDIQYLDYIPNTSTLQTITNRTQDETETEPNSEYVVSYKKTFAREGHELTADVRYLDNWEKSDQYFAQQTVLPDGTPSSIPSSLQRAINDETEKQFLVQVDYVRPFKKDGKLEGGFRSSTRHMTNDYTVIQQNADGSWFQLPNLTNDFLYDEKINALYGIVGNKVRKFSYQLGLRAEWTAVTTTLKQTNDVNPRSYANLFPSVHATYDLPNQHALQVSYSRRVRRPQYNDLSPFMTFSDSRNFFSGNPDLNPEFTDAFEIGHIKYVEKGSISSSVYYRYTTGKIIRIRRVNDQGFSTTRPENLATEHSYGAEFAGSYALYKWWKLDGSVNFFRAITNGGNLDASYQSDTYSWFTRMTSRFTIWRNTDFQMRGNYEAPQKTPQGTRQAIATLDLSISKDILRNNGTLVLNVLDVFNSRRYRSITEGANFYTESNSQGRLRQINLTFNYRLHQAKKKMKEPGEGEF; this is encoded by the coding sequence ATGCATCAAATTGCTCTACGTTTTTTCCTTCTTCTATTTTTTCTTTTCCCAACGATAACTTTTTCTCAGTCGAGTAAATCAGAACATTCGGTTTGGCTTCGGGGTGCTTTTGTTGATGAAGAAACTAAGCCCGTGCCTTTTGCTTCGGTCGCCTTGTATCAGGGTTCGGTGTTGGTGACCGGCGTTGTTTCGGATGATGCCGGCAAGTTTGAATTACAGGCCAAACCAGGAAACTATTCTCTGAAAATAACGGCCCTATCATACCAGGATAAAACCATTTCCGACATTCACTTGGTGGATAAGGCGATGCAGTTGGGCACGTCGGTACTTAAACCCAGCTCTAAAAAACTGGATGAAGTAGTTGTGAAGGGCGAAAAAAGTCAGATGGAGTTATCCCTCGACAAACGAATTTTCAACGTCGGCAAAGACTTAGCTAATGCGGGCGGTACGGCGTCGGACATTCTGAAAAACATACCGTCAGTAGCGGTAGATGGCGATGGAAATGTCAGTTTGCGTGGTAGCAATAGCGTTCGAATTCTGATTGATGGAAAGCCATCGGGCCTCGTGAGCCTTAAAGGGGGAGCTGGGTTACAGCAGTTGCAGGGGAGTATGGTTGAGCGGATTGAAGTCATTACGAACCCGTCGGCCCGCTACGAAGCGGAGGGTATGGGTGGTATCATTAATATCGTTCTAAAAAAAGAGCGGAAGGAGGGATTCAACGGCTCCTTCGACATCATTACGGGTAATCCTGCCAATTTTGGGGCTGCCGCTAACGTGAACTACCGCCGAAAAAACCTGAACTTCTTCATTAATTATACGGCTTCTTACCGCAATACGCCCGGCCGGAGTTCGCTTTACCAGGAACTCTACAGCAACGATACAACCTTTGCTTACCGACAAAATTCAACCTACAAACTAAAAGGGCAAAACAACAATGCCCGCGCTGGTATCGACTATTTTTTCAATCCAAAAAGTATTTTGACGGCTTCCTACACCTGGCGACTAAGCAAAGGGAAGCGCTTTTCGGATATCCAGTATCTGGACTATATTCCGAATACCAGCACATTGCAAACGATTACCAACCGAACGCAGGATGAAACCGAAACGGAGCCTAATTCGGAATACGTGGTAAGTTATAAAAAGACCTTTGCCCGCGAAGGCCACGAACTCACTGCTGATGTCCGCTATCTGGACAACTGGGAAAAATCGGATCAGTATTTTGCCCAGCAAACAGTTTTGCCCGATGGTACACCTTCGAGCATTCCTAGTTCCTTGCAGCGCGCGATTAACGACGAAACCGAAAAACAATTTTTGGTGCAGGTTGATTATGTACGGCCATTTAAGAAAGATGGTAAGCTGGAGGGTGGGTTTCGCAGTAGCACGCGGCATATGACCAACGATTACACCGTTATTCAGCAAAACGCCGATGGCAGCTGGTTTCAGCTTCCTAACCTGACCAATGATTTTTTGTATGATGAAAAGATTAACGCGCTCTACGGAATTGTGGGAAATAAGGTTCGGAAGTTTTCCTATCAGCTTGGCTTACGAGCCGAGTGGACCGCTGTAACAACGACGTTGAAACAAACTAATGACGTTAACCCTCGTAGTTATGCAAACCTGTTTCCGAGTGTACACGCTACCTACGATCTGCCGAATCAGCATGCCTTACAAGTTAGCTACAGCCGTCGGGTACGTCGCCCACAATACAACGATTTGAGCCCATTTATGACGTTTAGCGACAGTCGTAACTTTTTCAGCGGTAATCCGGACCTAAACCCCGAATTCACCGATGCCTTTGAGATTGGTCATATTAAATATGTGGAGAAAGGGTCGATTAGTTCGTCGGTTTATTATCGGTACACCACAGGGAAAATTATCCGGATTCGTCGGGTAAATGACCAGGGTTTTTCGACAACCCGCCCCGAAAACCTCGCTACGGAACACTCGTACGGAGCCGAATTTGCGGGTTCGTATGCGCTCTATAAATGGTGGAAACTCGATGGAAGCGTCAACTTCTTCAGGGCTATTACAAACGGGGGTAATCTGGACGCCAGCTACCAGAGTGATACCTATAGTTGGTTTACCCGCATGACTTCCCGATTTACGATCTGGCGAAATACGGATTTCCAGATGCGGGGTAATTACGAAGCGCCACAGAAAACACCGCAAGGCACACGGCAGGCGATTGCTACGCTGGACTTGTCGATCAGCAAGGATATTCTCAGGAATAACGGCACGCTGGTTCTTAACGTACTGGACGTATTTAATTCCCGTCGGTATCGTTCGATTACCGAGGGGGCTAACTTTTATACCGAAAGTAATTCACAGGGACGATTGCGCCAGATCAATCTGACATTCAACTACCGGCTGCATCAGGCCAAAAAGAAAATGAAAGAACCTGGTGAAGGTGAGTTTTAA